In Companilactobacillus allii, one genomic interval encodes:
- a CDS encoding prealbumin-like fold domain-containing protein, producing MGVAGAVYGLYNADGDIVGSYMTDKDGVIKVDNLPAGEYYFQETLPPDGYDINDEKIHFTITDKDIELGTLKTSDPKIKDTDDNNGEDDNDEDSNEEDNNGEDNNEEDNNEEDNNGEDSNEEDSNEEDNNDEDGDSGLITNPINPDENNNENNSSENTDESTVNPTTPQPPYEGNGDSSQTYLPQTSTDTGVLASIIGSLTLVTFLYFRRRKA from the coding sequence ATCGGAGTTGCTGGAGCCGTTTATGGATTATACAACGCTGATGGTGACATTGTTGGAAGTTATATGACTGATAAAGATGGCGTTATCAAAGTTGATAACCTACCTGCTGGTGAGTATTATTTCCAAGAAACATTGCCTCCAGATGGCTATGATATTAACGATGAAAAAATTCATTTTACTATTACCGACAAAGATATTGAACTTGGTACATTAAAAACATCTGACCCTAAGATAAAAGATACTGATGATAACAATGGCGAAGATGATAATGATGAAGATAGTAATGAAGAAGACAACAACGGCGAAGATAACAACGAAGAAGATAACAACGAAGAAGATAACAATGGTGAAGATAGTAACGAAGAAGATAGTAATGAAGAAGACAACAATGATGAAGACGGTGATAGCGGTTTAATCACTAACCCTATTAATCCTGATGAAAATAATAATGAGAATAACAGTAGTGAAAACACTGACGAAAGCACAGTAAATCCTACTACCCCACAACCTCCTTACGAAGGCAATGGTGATTCATCACAAACATACTTGCCACAAACAAGTACCGATACTGGTGTATTAGCTAGTATCATTGGATCGTTAACATTAGTAACCTTCCTTTACTTCAGACGTCGTAAAGCTTAA
- a CDS encoding dihydrofolate reductase family protein: protein MRKTVFYGAISLDGFLADDNYSLDWLFKYNDNKIMKESYEPFFKTVDTTVMGRKTFDDLLTITNEFPYKDTKNFVLSHRPIESKYIQQVNQPIEEFISELKKQPGKDIWIVGGGKIVSTLIENNLIDSLQIQITPDILGSGIKLFDHINNQPNFTTDYVKQFDDLIDIKYSLKASV, encoded by the coding sequence ATGCGTAAAACAGTCTTTTATGGAGCTATTAGTCTAGATGGTTTTCTGGCAGATGATAACTATTCATTAGATTGGTTATTCAAATATAACGATAATAAAATAATGAAAGAAAGCTATGAGCCCTTTTTTAAAACAGTTGATACAACTGTTATGGGTAGAAAAACATTCGATGATTTACTAACCATAACCAATGAATTTCCATATAAAGACACTAAAAATTTTGTTCTATCACACAGACCAATTGAATCTAAGTATATTCAGCAAGTTAATCAACCTATTGAAGAATTTATTTCAGAATTGAAAAAACAACCTGGAAAAGATATCTGGATAGTTGGTGGTGGCAAAATTGTCTCAACATTGATTGAAAACAATCTCATTGATTCATTACAAATACAAATAACACCAGACATATTAGGGTCCGGTATTAAACTATTCGATCATATAAACAATCAGCCTAATTTTACAACAGACTATGTAAAACAATTTGATGATTTAATCGATATTAAATATTCCCTAAAAGCTTCAGTTTAA
- a CDS encoding DUF6056 family protein, which translates to MQFRTSKKWERVFFPIVFLYFFIFRFLVIPSGDDYFWGGSQGEYLMNHGFYGPQKIYGGSSNGRWIGNLSEIFTVHHLIFAMLAYAIFWTLLIWCIWKLTGRSKLSMILSGLFVFTFQDGYISTVLGWNAGFINYIPPLALILLFLTFIKDLYDGNRIYHPILLAICTFLMSLVGGLFVEHLTLYQIFIGVIAILCGIYIYHEKFQWFEGSYLLGAIVSAAIMFSHPAYHEKSTYRDTNFDLHGIINNYFYITHYWFNTLNIVVNIALCLAIIVIATHQLRNNKLKWFINIISVFFIIYYVTINIWLGQHNYDQFFMYQNLSIRITQIDGIMTIVYWLFLIFATICLFNAKSNYILYFSMFTYFALISPFIIIISPINSREFFTSYVFLYIATIIYVQKAASFYSRYMVKNLRTVATIVLLLCSINVGYKMVANYQANLIRVQDERFLSGKASLPNHVPYRKYVLSNDALLQQSSTYWKDFLNKSWLERLY; encoded by the coding sequence ATGCAATTTAGGACCAGTAAAAAATGGGAGAGAGTATTTTTCCCAATCGTATTTCTATATTTCTTCATTTTCAGATTTTTAGTTATTCCATCTGGAGATGATTATTTTTGGGGTGGTTCACAGGGGGAATATTTGATGAATCATGGATTCTATGGACCTCAGAAAATATATGGTGGTAGCAGCAATGGGCGATGGATTGGTAATCTATCAGAAATATTCACGGTTCATCATTTGATTTTTGCCATGCTGGCGTATGCTATATTTTGGACGCTATTAATCTGGTGTATTTGGAAGCTAACTGGTAGATCAAAACTATCAATGATCCTTAGCGGACTATTTGTATTTACATTCCAGGACGGATATATCAGTACTGTATTAGGCTGGAATGCGGGATTTATTAATTATATTCCACCATTAGCGTTAATATTGTTATTTTTGACATTCATAAAAGATTTGTATGATGGTAATAGAATATATCATCCGATTTTACTAGCAATTTGTACTTTTTTAATGAGTTTGGTAGGGGGACTCTTTGTAGAACACCTCACCTTATATCAAATATTTATCGGTGTTATTGCAATATTGTGTGGTATTTATATTTATCATGAAAAGTTTCAATGGTTTGAGGGAAGTTATTTGTTGGGAGCTATTGTTTCAGCAGCAATAATGTTTAGTCATCCCGCATATCATGAGAAATCAACTTATCGTGATACTAACTTTGATCTTCATGGAATTATAAATAATTACTTTTATATTACGCATTATTGGTTTAATACACTTAATATAGTTGTGAATATTGCTCTATGCCTTGCCATAATAGTAATTGCGACACACCAATTACGTAATAATAAACTAAAATGGTTTATTAATATTATTTCAGTATTTTTTATTATTTATTATGTAACTATTAATATTTGGTTAGGTCAGCATAATTATGATCAGTTCTTTATGTACCAAAATCTAAGTATTAGGATTACTCAGATTGATGGCATTATGACTATTGTTTATTGGCTATTTTTGATATTTGCAACAATTTGTTTATTCAACGCTAAAAGTAACTATATTTTGTATTTCAGTATGTTTACTTACTTTGCTTTAATATCGCCATTTATTATAATCATATCGCCAATCAATTCTCGTGAGTTTTTTACTTCGTATGTATTCTTGTATATTGCTACGATTATTTATGTTCAAAAAGCCGCGTCTTTTTATTCGAGATATATGGTCAAAAATCTTAGAACTGTGGCTACTATTGTTTTATTGTTATGTTCGATAAATGTTGGATATAAAATGGTGGCTAATTATCAAGCTAATTTGATCCGTGTTCAAGATGAACGTTTCCTATCTGGTAAGGCCTCGTTACCAAATCATGTACCTTATCGTAAATATGTTTTGTCCAATGATGCGTTATTACAACAATCTTCGACTTATTGGAAAGACTTCCTAAATAAATCTTGGTTGGAAAGATTATATTAA
- a CDS encoding carboxymuconolactone decarboxylase family protein, whose product MKKQTAGQEQLGDFAPQFAKLNDDVLFGEVWSKESELSAHDRSMITIASIISAGNLEQLDAHLKIGKKNGITKEEIVAEITHLSFYAGWPKAWSAFNRAKEIWTE is encoded by the coding sequence ATGAAGAAACAAACAGCTGGACAAGAACAATTAGGTGATTTTGCGCCTCAATTTGCTAAATTAAATGATGACGTACTTTTTGGTGAAGTATGGAGTAAGGAAAGTGAATTATCTGCTCATGATAGATCAATGATCACTATTGCAAGTATTATCTCTGCAGGTAACTTGGAACAATTAGATGCACATTTAAAAATTGGAAAGAAAAATGGCATCACTAAAGAAGAAATTGTTGCGGAAATCACACACTTATCATTCTATGCTGGATGGCCTAAGGCATGGTCAGCTTTCAATCGCGCAAAAGAGATTTGGACAGAATAA